The Deinococcus taeanensis genome has a window encoding:
- a CDS encoding DoxX family protein — translation MTTTTAPVRPSPALHITLWVLQALLGALFLAAGLMKLAAPIAQLATSLPWVTDVPAALVRFVGLAEVAGALGLLLPSLTRVRPNLTPLAALGLVAVMVLAIPFHLSRGEGMMLPMNLLLAALAGVIAWGRSRQAPIQAR, via the coding sequence ATGACCACGACAACTGCCCCCGTTCGCCCCAGCCCCGCTCTGCACATCACCCTCTGGGTGCTTCAGGCCCTGCTCGGCGCCCTGTTCCTCGCCGCTGGCCTGATGAAGCTCGCCGCCCCCATCGCGCAACTCGCCACCTCGCTGCCCTGGGTGACCGACGTGCCCGCCGCCCTCGTGCGCTTCGTCGGCCTGGCGGAAGTGGCCGGCGCCCTCGGTCTCCTGCTGCCCAGCCTGACCCGCGTTCGCCCGAACCTGACGCCCCTGGCCGCGCTCGGCCTGGTTGCCGTGATGGTCCTGGCTATCCCGTTTCATCTCTCCCGCGGGGAAGGCATGATGCTCCCAATGAACCTGCTCCTCGCCGCGCTGGCCGGCGTCATCGCCTGGGGCCGCAGTCGCCAGGCGCCCATCCAGGCCCGCTGA
- a CDS encoding polymorphic toxin-type HINT domain-containing protein has translation MASIFEHSTYVTERSDTQPRPKPEGHEDLSDKWVGAGHLKIGDKVKQADGTIGLVANVINVQKAKEMFNLTISEAHTYYVGQAGWLVHNANGPDCGSLVPKILDGLQPYTARMSKGLSQYEKLGGFNAAKADFATLLEKYGIDASKVSVKADGDVMVVRVNNRGDVLIVRNRSGSLTGGLPILEHQVNGESILKIRYR, from the coding sequence ATGGCTTCAATTTTTGAGCACTCCACCTACGTCACGGAGCGCTCGGACACCCAGCCTCGGCCCAAGCCGGAGGGGCATGAGGACCTCAGTGACAAGTGGGTTGGCGCTGGACACCTCAAGATTGGGGATAAGGTCAAGCAGGCGGATGGGACCATTGGCCTGGTCGCTAACGTCATCAACGTTCAGAAGGCCAAGGAGATGTTCAACCTTACCATCAGTGAAGCTCACACCTACTACGTTGGGCAGGCTGGATGGTTGGTGCACAATGCCAATGGGCCGGATTGCGGAAGCTTGGTGCCGAAGATTCTTGATGGTTTGCAGCCTTATACCGCGCGGATGAGCAAGGGCCTCTCTCAGTATGAGAAGCTCGGCGGCTTTAACGCAGCGAAGGCGGATTTTGCGACTCTTCTTGAAAAGTATGGAATTGATGCTTCTAAGGTCTCGGTAAAAGCGGATGGAGACGTGATGGTAGTTCGTGTAAACAATCGAGGGGACGTACTGATTGTTCGTAATAGGAGCGGAAGCTTGACCGGGGGCCTTCCTATTCTCGAGCATCAAGTCAATGGCGAAAGCATTCTAAAGATTAGGTATAGGTGA
- a CDS encoding chromate resistance protein ChrB domain-containing protein, producing MTLWRRLKRLGAITLPGGGAVLPHQPDPHEQLQWLLQELNQAGGEAVILHVKRVEGVTNTALESSFNAARAEDYAELTPLLDELNTYARAPESVPKARTLLDRLRRRHAELQRIDFFQSPAGVQFNQLLTGVERHLRGDPAVPPIPHVDPQQYQRRTWSTRPGPQVDRLASGWLIRRFIDPHATLRYAADPQPGDVTFDRTDGDFTHVGPLCTFEVLLHAFRLEHPALTALADIVHELDLNDGRNVRPETPGVDAVLRGLIASSPDDNRLETQAHALFEGLYHTLTLEGSHDPAT from the coding sequence GTGACCCTCTGGCGGCGCCTCAAACGCCTCGGGGCCATCACCCTGCCCGGCGGCGGCGCGGTCCTGCCCCACCAGCCGGACCCCCACGAACAGCTCCAATGGCTCCTCCAGGAATTGAATCAGGCCGGAGGAGAGGCAGTGATTCTGCACGTGAAGCGCGTTGAGGGGGTGACCAACACCGCCCTTGAATCCAGCTTCAATGCCGCCCGCGCAGAAGACTACGCCGAACTCACCCCCCTGCTCGACGAACTGAACACCTACGCCAGAGCGCCTGAGTCCGTGCCCAAAGCCCGCACCCTGCTGGACCGGCTCCGGAGACGCCACGCCGAACTTCAGCGCATCGACTTCTTCCAGTCACCTGCTGGAGTTCAGTTCAACCAGCTGCTCACAGGCGTGGAACGGCATCTCCGGGGCGATCCAGCGGTCCCACCCATTCCGCACGTGGACCCTCAGCAGTATCAGCGCCGGACGTGGAGTACCCGTCCAGGGCCACAAGTGGACCGGCTCGCCAGTGGCTGGCTGATCCGCCGGTTCATTGACCCTCACGCCACGCTGCGGTACGCCGCTGACCCTCAACCGGGCGACGTGACCTTCGACCGGACCGACGGGGACTTTACGCATGTTGGCCCCCTCTGTACTTTCGAAGTGTTGCTGCACGCCTTCAGGCTGGAACACCCTGCCTTGACTGCACTGGCGGACATCGTGCACGAACTGGACCTCAATGACGGCCGAAATGTCCGGCCTGAAACACCGGGGGTTGACGCTGTCCTGCGGGGCCTGATCGCCTCCTCGCCCGACGACAACCGCCTCGAGACGCAGGCTCACGCTCTGTTCGAGGGGCTCTACCACACGCTGACCCTGGAGGGTTCCCATGACCCAGCCACTTGA
- a CDS encoding VOC family protein, which yields MTASVPSAALAARIDPNLTLGEVALTVRDLDLTARFYTAALGLTLLARDGARAALGTEDGHPLVTLRHDPHAPTPPADATGLYHIAVAFPTRPDLARWLRHAAALGLPLGQSDHLTHEAFYFNDPEGNGIEIYHDWPREQWPFKDGKYTSFDTAVINVQDLLGTLAPDDRGWTRAPIGTRMGHVHLKMSDPAATRGFYEGVLGFDIGADGMGAVFAGAGGYHHHVGTNAWQSRGGPVPPSGALGLLHYTIELSGPAELSAVTARLNAAGLQVQAGAAGSFVQDPSGIRLLLREGPSTVESALAALDAVGG from the coding sequence ATGACTGCATCTGTCCCATCCGCTGCCCTGGCCGCCCGTATTGACCCGAACCTGACCCTGGGAGAAGTTGCCCTGACCGTGCGCGACCTGGACCTGACGGCCCGTTTTTACACGGCCGCGCTCGGCCTGACCCTCCTCGCCCGGGACGGTGCCCGCGCCGCCTTGGGGACCGAAGACGGCCATCCACTGGTCACCCTGCGCCATGACCCTCACGCGCCCACGCCACCTGCCGACGCCACCGGGCTGTACCACATCGCCGTCGCCTTCCCTACCCGGCCGGACCTGGCCCGCTGGCTGCGTCACGCGGCGGCCCTGGGCCTGCCACTCGGTCAGTCGGATCACCTCACCCACGAAGCGTTTTATTTCAACGATCCTGAGGGCAACGGCATCGAGATCTACCACGATTGGCCACGTGAGCAGTGGCCCTTCAAGGACGGCAAGTACACGTCCTTTGACACGGCGGTCATCAATGTTCAGGACCTGCTGGGCACCCTTGCTCCGGATGATCGAGGCTGGACGAGAGCACCGATCGGGACCCGCATGGGGCATGTGCATCTCAAGATGAGTGATCCAGCCGCTACCCGTGGCTTTTACGAGGGTGTGCTGGGCTTCGACATCGGAGCAGACGGCATGGGCGCCGTCTTCGCTGGCGCGGGAGGCTACCATCATCACGTGGGCACAAACGCCTGGCAAAGCCGCGGCGGACCAGTCCCGCCCAGCGGTGCCCTGGGGTTGCTGCACTACACCATTGAACTGTCGGGCCCGGCCGAGCTCAGCGCCGTGACGGCGCGGCTCAATGCAGCGGGGCTTCAGGTGCAGGCGGGCGCAGCGGGTTCATTCGTCCAGGACCCGTCGGGAATCCGGCTGCTGCTGCGCGAAGGGCCCTCCACGGTGGAGAGCGCCCTGGCAGCGCTGGACGCGGTGGGTGGATGA
- a CDS encoding histidine kinase N-terminal 7TM domain-containing diguanylate cyclase: MLESLRVSPTVPLLLALGLLLLMIGHGLQRVRQPVQRAFLAVLLTNCVWLLGELGYVRADAATLKWTWGLMEFFGVLTLPVAWIALVQRYLSPHPEPVPPRRLLKLLAVPALTLLLIWTNGTHRLVWSYAGPAPDWTTVQRGWAYWAGVVGYANVLLAWGVVQLLQARRSARGADRAQVTLMLLAVVMPTVVNTLYLLGLNVLPGLNPTPVSSALSLLPIAWGMARYGLLHVAPVAHSQVVQHLPDAVFVLDTRGRIVDANVRAADLAGQAHHVLPGRRLHEVLPAWPDEPGGAPVEWRHAGQVWEVQRSTVRDAGGAEIGQTVVARDITARAQEHDRVQQLAHEDALTGLGNRRAFERDLEREQARAARHALPMGLVLLDLNGLKQVNDQLGHASGDALLAAFGQALLSGFRPEDGVYRLGGDEYAVLLADSPPHGESAIWDRMARVVRDVQDRGFPGVSVSVGVAYFPDDGAGEMLISKADARMYAHKRRTTPDPLPLS; this comes from the coding sequence ATGCTTGAATCCCTGCGCGTGTCTCCCACTGTGCCCCTGCTGCTTGCACTCGGGCTGCTTCTGCTGATGATCGGGCATGGCCTGCAACGGGTCAGGCAGCCGGTCCAGCGGGCCTTCCTGGCGGTGCTGCTCACCAACTGCGTCTGGCTGCTTGGGGAACTGGGGTACGTCCGGGCGGACGCCGCAACGTTGAAGTGGACCTGGGGCCTCATGGAGTTTTTCGGCGTCCTCACCCTGCCCGTCGCCTGGATCGCGCTGGTCCAGCGTTACCTGAGTCCGCACCCGGAACCGGTGCCTCCGCGCCGTCTTCTGAAGCTTCTGGCCGTGCCGGCGCTGACCCTCCTGCTGATCTGGACGAACGGCACCCACCGGCTGGTGTGGTCGTACGCCGGGCCGGCCCCGGACTGGACCACCGTGCAGCGCGGCTGGGCGTACTGGGCTGGCGTGGTGGGGTACGCCAACGTGCTGCTCGCGTGGGGAGTCGTGCAACTGCTTCAGGCGCGCCGCTCTGCGCGCGGCGCGGACCGCGCGCAGGTCACCCTCATGCTGCTGGCCGTCGTGATGCCGACCGTCGTCAACACGCTGTACCTGCTGGGCCTCAACGTCCTGCCCGGACTGAACCCGACGCCGGTCAGTTCTGCGCTCAGCCTGCTGCCCATCGCGTGGGGCATGGCCCGCTACGGCCTCCTGCATGTGGCCCCCGTGGCCCACTCCCAGGTGGTGCAGCATCTCCCTGACGCCGTGTTCGTCCTGGACACCCGCGGCCGGATCGTCGACGCGAATGTCCGCGCCGCGGACCTGGCCGGGCAGGCCCACCACGTCCTGCCTGGGCGGCGCCTGCACGAGGTGCTGCCCGCCTGGCCGGACGAACCCGGCGGAGCCCCTGTGGAGTGGCGTCACGCCGGCCAGGTCTGGGAGGTGCAGCGGTCCACCGTGCGTGATGCCGGGGGAGCCGAAATCGGGCAGACGGTGGTCGCCCGCGACATCACCGCCCGGGCGCAGGAGCATGACCGCGTTCAGCAGCTCGCGCACGAGGACGCCCTCACCGGCCTCGGGAACCGCCGCGCCTTCGAGCGGGACCTGGAGCGCGAACAGGCCCGCGCCGCGCGCCACGCACTCCCCATGGGTCTGGTTCTGCTCGACCTGAACGGTCTCAAACAGGTGAACGATCAACTCGGGCACGCGTCCGGCGACGCGCTGCTCGCCGCGTTCGGCCAGGCGCTCCTGAGCGGCTTCCGGCCTGAAGACGGCGTGTACCGCCTGGGAGGCGACGAGTACGCGGTGCTGCTGGCCGACAGCCCACCGCACGGCGAAAGCGCCATCTGGGACCGGATGGCGCGCGTCGTCCGGGACGTTCAGGACCGCGGCTTCCCGGGCGTGAGTGTGAGCGTCGGCGTGGCGTACTTCCCGGACGACGGCGCCGGAGAGATGCTGATCAGCAAGGCGGACGCCCGCATGTACGCGCACAAACGAAGAACCACGCCTGATCCGCTGCCTCTCTCCTGA
- a CDS encoding site-specific integrase: MDHCKKTHPRWYALFYLALTTGMRRGELLGLRWQDLGLESGEVRIRQSLVQSGSRAVLNEPKTSASRRRILLSADTIDVLRAHQTRQGQELSRWKARSPIEMDLVFPSTVGRFQLPSILVKIFHRLVREAGLPDIRIHDLRHTCASLLVRQGVPIKAVAERLGHQDASLTMRVYTHVYDDQRRAAALSLDDLLSL; the protein is encoded by the coding sequence ATAGATCACTGCAAGAAGACGCATCCCCGTTGGTACGCGCTGTTCTACCTGGCCCTGACGACAGGCATGCGCCGTGGAGAGCTCCTGGGGCTGCGCTGGCAGGACCTTGGGCTGGAATCAGGCGAGGTGCGGATCCGGCAGAGCCTCGTGCAGAGCGGGTCTCGTGCTGTCCTGAACGAACCGAAAACCTCTGCCAGTCGGCGGCGCATCCTGCTGTCTGCCGATACAATCGACGTGTTGAGAGCCCACCAGACCAGACAGGGGCAGGAACTGTCCAGGTGGAAGGCGCGGTCTCCAATAGAGATGGATCTCGTGTTTCCGTCCACTGTGGGGCGGTTCCAGTTGCCGTCGATTCTGGTCAAGATCTTCCACCGCCTGGTCCGGGAGGCGGGACTGCCCGACATCCGGATTCATGACCTACGACACACATGTGCTTCGCTGCTGGTGCGGCAGGGTGTCCCCATCAAGGCGGTGGCGGAGCGACTGGGTCATCAGGATGCGAGTCTGACCATGCGGGTGTACACGCACGTGTATGACGATCAGAGGAGGGCGGCAGCGCTGTCCCTGGATGACTTGCTGAGTCTGTAA
- a CDS encoding choice-of-anchor L domain-containing protein, with the protein MDHYTSQIPSCFRAGPVPCEDLMRAPLHSCSFALTLVLLAACNSTAPGPTSATTGRDATPRLYSSAPVLRAQAGNFLITDLTGGVSPADLANALVGAGVLVSDINYTGAGIAAGTFTGGSGIIDFDSGVVLSSGRAKDIQGPNSSGNKSTSLGTAGDAALSSLAGKPTYDAAILSFNFKADADKVYFQYVFGSEEYDEYAGSQYNDVFGFYINGQNCATVGPSAQPVSINTINLSTNPSLYIKNNSPSTLNTQMDGLTVTLTCAVTVTPNAVNTMTLKIADASDTILDSVVLLKTGSFSTTPPINLPPVAKAGGPYSGPEGSPIILDASGSSDPNADTLTYEWDLDNDGTYDVSGAQYTLTPADNGASTVGLKVTDSSGASSTDTATVTVSNVNPVVGALSVTPATPVAVGSSVSLSTTFTDPSSADTHTAQVSWGDGATSSSNIPAAGPRAVNAGHAYTTPGIYTVTTTVTDDDGGVGTSSYEYVVVYDPAGGFVTGGGTIQSPLGAYMADPALTGKATFGFVSKYQKGATVPTGNTEFQFHAGNFNFKSAAYEWLTIAGARAQYKGTGTVNGAGSYGFLLTAVDGQVSGGGGTDKFRLKVWDRTTNATVYDNQVGASDTATPSTPLAGGSIVIHSK; encoded by the coding sequence GTGGATCACTACACCTCGCAGATTCCCTCCTGCTTCAGGGCGGGACCCGTTCCATGCGAGGACCTTATGCGTGCACCTCTTCATTCCTGTAGTTTTGCCCTGACCCTCGTTTTGCTTGCAGCCTGTAACAGCACCGCACCAGGGCCGACATCCGCCACCACCGGACGTGACGCGACCCCCCGCCTTTACTCCTCAGCGCCCGTCCTCCGCGCTCAGGCCGGAAACTTCCTGATTACCGACCTGACCGGCGGCGTGTCGCCTGCTGATCTGGCCAACGCTCTGGTGGGCGCCGGCGTGTTGGTTTCGGACATCAACTACACTGGCGCCGGCATCGCCGCAGGGACATTCACGGGTGGTTCAGGCATCATCGATTTCGACTCCGGCGTGGTCCTGAGCTCCGGCCGCGCCAAGGACATCCAGGGACCCAACAGCTCCGGCAACAAAAGCACCAGCCTGGGAACAGCGGGAGACGCCGCACTCTCTTCACTTGCTGGGAAACCGACGTATGACGCCGCCATTCTGAGTTTCAATTTCAAGGCAGACGCCGACAAAGTGTACTTTCAGTATGTCTTCGGCTCTGAGGAGTACGACGAGTATGCTGGCTCTCAATACAACGACGTCTTCGGTTTCTACATCAACGGACAGAACTGCGCCACGGTCGGACCTTCGGCTCAACCCGTCTCAATCAACACCATCAACCTTTCGACAAACCCTTCCCTGTACATCAAAAATAACAGTCCAAGCACGCTCAACACCCAGATGGATGGCCTGACCGTTACCCTGACCTGCGCAGTCACCGTCACGCCCAATGCAGTGAACACCATGACGCTGAAGATTGCAGACGCGTCAGACACGATATTGGACTCGGTCGTGCTGCTCAAAACCGGTAGTTTCTCGACCACTCCTCCCATCAACCTCCCGCCCGTCGCGAAGGCAGGCGGCCCGTACAGCGGTCCGGAAGGCTCGCCGATCATCCTGGATGCCAGCGGCTCCAGTGATCCGAACGCCGATACGCTGACCTACGAGTGGGACCTGGACAACGACGGAACGTATGACGTCAGCGGTGCGCAGTACACCCTGACCCCAGCGGACAACGGTGCCTCCACGGTCGGTCTGAAAGTAACCGATTCCAGTGGCGCCTCCTCCACCGACACCGCCACGGTCACCGTCAGTAACGTGAACCCGGTCGTGGGCGCACTGTCCGTCACGCCTGCCACTCCGGTTGCGGTTGGAAGCAGCGTTTCCCTCTCCACCACCTTCACCGACCCGAGTTCGGCCGACACGCACACGGCCCAGGTCAGCTGGGGTGACGGCGCGACCTCCAGCTCGAACATCCCTGCTGCCGGTCCCCGCGCCGTGAATGCGGGTCATGCCTACACCACCCCCGGCATCTACACCGTCACGACTACGGTCACCGACGATGACGGCGGGGTCGGCACATCCAGCTACGAGTACGTGGTCGTCTACGACCCCGCCGGGGGCTTCGTGACAGGCGGCGGCACCATCCAGTCCCCCCTGGGCGCCTATATGGCTGATCCTGCGCTTACGGGCAAAGCGACGTTTGGATTCGTATCGAAGTACCAGAAAGGCGCGACCGTCCCCACGGGCAACACGGAATTCCAGTTCCATGCGGGAAATTTCAACTTCAAGAGCGCCGCGTACGAGTGGCTGACCATTGCGGGCGCCCGCGCGCAGTACAAAGGCACAGGGACCGTGAACGGTGCGGGCAGTTACGGCTTCCTGCTGACCGCAGTGGATGGCCAGGTAAGCGGTGGAGGCGGCACAGACAAGTTCCGCCTGAAGGTCTGGGACCGGACGACCAACGCCACCGTGTACGACAACCAGGTTGGGGCCAGCGACACGGCCACGCCCAGCACTCCCCTGGCGGGTGGCAGCATCGTCATCCACAGCAAATAG
- a CDS encoding VOC family protein, with product MNLPPTRPYPDVPPGRIGVTPPHHTLPAGLRLGPVVLQIADLHTSLAFYTRVIGLHVHQQHGQTATLGTPDGQVLLELREKRGVKRAPHRGRLGLYHFALLLPTRADLGRFIRNALDQGVHVGQSDHHYSEATYLQDPDGLSIEVYRDRPREAWRVSDDGQLIGGGDPLDLPGLLATAGEAAWTGIPNGTILGHLHFYVGDLDQAARFYHAGLGFPKTAWTFPSALFLGAGGYHHHLGLNTWAAGSAPSGDDDARLLTWDLLLPDQTTIDRTAASLQTEGFHVTHTPDGLLASDPWGITVRLRLP from the coding sequence ATGAACCTGCCCCCGACCCGCCCCTACCCTGACGTTCCTCCCGGCCGCATCGGCGTCACGCCGCCCCACCACACCCTGCCCGCCGGGCTCCGCCTCGGGCCGGTCGTCCTTCAGATCGCCGACCTCCACACTTCCCTCGCCTTCTACACCCGCGTCATCGGCCTGCACGTGCATCAGCAGCACGGTCAGACGGCCACACTGGGGACCCCTGACGGTCAGGTGCTCCTTGAACTCCGCGAGAAAAGAGGCGTCAAGCGCGCCCCACACCGGGGCCGGCTGGGCCTGTACCACTTCGCTCTGCTGCTGCCCACCCGCGCCGACCTGGGCCGGTTCATCCGGAACGCACTCGACCAGGGCGTCCACGTGGGTCAGTCTGACCACCACTACAGCGAGGCCACCTACCTTCAGGATCCCGACGGCCTGAGCATCGAGGTCTACCGCGACCGGCCACGCGAGGCGTGGCGCGTCAGCGACGACGGTCAACTTATCGGCGGCGGCGACCCCCTCGACCTCCCGGGCCTTCTCGCCACGGCCGGCGAGGCCGCCTGGACCGGAATCCCCAACGGCACCATCCTCGGCCACCTGCACTTCTACGTCGGTGACCTCGATCAGGCCGCGCGCTTCTACCACGCTGGCCTGGGCTTCCCCAAAACCGCCTGGACCTTCCCCAGTGCCCTGTTCCTCGGCGCGGGCGGCTACCATCACCACCTCGGCCTGAACACCTGGGCCGCGGGCAGCGCTCCCTCCGGTGACGACGATGCCCGCCTCCTGACCTGGGATCTGCTCCTGCCGGACCAGACCACCATCGACCGCACCGCCGCCAGCCTGCAGACCGAAGGCTTCCACGTCACCCACACTCCGGACGGCCTGCTGGCCAGCGACCCCTGGGGCATTACCGTCCGCCTCCGCTTGCCCTGA
- a CDS encoding DoxX family protein: MTTTATTTARTATTLQRVDLALTILRVIIGVIFIAHGYQKIFMFTLPGTTGAFTQMGVPLPALAAPAIAFLELLGGAALIAGLGTRIVAALLSLNMLGAIALVHLKAGFFNPNGVEFPLALLAATAALVLTGAGASALDARLLGSSGVAAPAGHLGRSAEHRLTGPAPGSSGLIRRGRGQLSSPGREPEHDGVLRT; the protein is encoded by the coding sequence ATGACCACCACCGCAACCACCACTGCCCGCACCGCCACCACCCTTCAGCGCGTCGACCTCGCCCTCACGATCCTGCGGGTCATCATCGGCGTCATCTTCATCGCCCACGGCTACCAGAAGATCTTCATGTTCACCCTGCCCGGCACCACCGGCGCTTTCACCCAGATGGGCGTGCCCCTCCCCGCCCTCGCCGCACCCGCCATCGCGTTCCTCGAGCTTCTCGGCGGCGCAGCCCTGATCGCCGGACTCGGCACCCGCATCGTTGCCGCCCTCCTCTCCCTGAACATGCTCGGTGCCATCGCCCTGGTCCACCTCAAAGCCGGCTTCTTCAACCCGAACGGCGTGGAATTCCCCCTCGCCCTGCTCGCGGCCACTGCCGCCCTCGTCCTCACCGGCGCCGGCGCCTCCGCCCTCGATGCCCGCCTCCTCGGTAGCTCAGGAGTTGCCGCACCAGCCGGACATCTCGGGCGATCCGCAGAGCACCGTCTGACCGGTCCGGCCCCCGGATCGTCGGGGTTGATCCGCCGGGGGCGAGGGCAATTGAGTTCCCCCGGGCGGGAGCCCGAACATGACGGGGTCCTGCGTACGTAG
- the chrA gene encoding chromate efflux transporter codes for MTQPLDVPAPHPHDVTFAEAIATWARIAAQSFGGPAGQIAVMHRILVDEKRWISEERFLHALNYCMLLPGPEAQQLAIYIGWLLHGTKGGIVAGSLFVLPGFVSILVLSIIYALSQESTFVQAVFFGLKAAVLVIVLDAVIRIGKRALKHPLLVVLAGLAFVAIFFFNIPFPLVVLGAGLIGFFGSRVRPEVFQAGGGHGSSSHGHEVRDAVITAQTAARVTPSWNRFFRITAIGLVSWFGPLLLVGALFGFGSVFWEMAKFFSQMAVVTFGGAYAVLAYVAQQAVQVFGWLRPGEMLNGLGMAETTPGPLIQVVQYVGFLGAFRNPEGLTPLAAGILASFVVTWATYAPCFLWIFLGAPYIEQLRGNKALSGALTAITAAVVGVILNLSVWFALNTLFSKVGEMHLGPLRLYTPDWRTLSIPSLVLAGIAGTALFRFRLGTMPTLALTTVLGAVYVLLTRLTG; via the coding sequence ATGACCCAGCCACTTGATGTGCCTGCCCCCCACCCTCATGACGTGACCTTCGCTGAGGCCATTGCCACCTGGGCCCGCATCGCCGCACAGAGTTTCGGTGGCCCCGCCGGGCAGATTGCCGTAATGCACCGCATTCTGGTCGACGAGAAACGCTGGATCAGTGAGGAACGCTTTCTGCACGCCCTGAACTACTGCATGCTCCTCCCAGGGCCGGAAGCCCAGCAACTCGCCATTTACATCGGCTGGCTGCTGCACGGCACAAAGGGAGGCATCGTCGCAGGGAGCCTGTTCGTCCTGCCGGGCTTTGTGTCCATCCTGGTTCTCAGCATCATCTACGCGCTGTCTCAGGAGTCCACCTTCGTGCAGGCCGTCTTTTTTGGTCTGAAAGCCGCCGTGTTGGTTATCGTGCTCGACGCGGTCATCCGGATTGGGAAGCGGGCCCTCAAGCACCCGCTGCTGGTCGTGCTCGCCGGACTGGCCTTCGTGGCGATCTTCTTCTTCAATATTCCGTTTCCCCTGGTCGTTCTCGGCGCCGGCCTGATCGGATTTTTCGGGAGCCGCGTCCGGCCGGAGGTGTTCCAGGCGGGTGGGGGCCACGGCAGCAGCTCGCACGGCCATGAGGTCAGGGACGCGGTCATCACTGCACAAACTGCTGCCCGCGTGACTCCAAGCTGGAACCGGTTCTTCCGGATCACCGCCATCGGGCTCGTCTCCTGGTTCGGTCCCTTGTTGCTGGTGGGCGCGCTGTTTGGGTTCGGCAGTGTCTTCTGGGAGATGGCGAAGTTTTTCAGTCAGATGGCCGTGGTGACCTTCGGCGGCGCATACGCCGTCCTGGCTTACGTGGCGCAGCAGGCGGTGCAGGTCTTCGGGTGGCTCCGGCCCGGCGAGATGCTCAACGGCCTGGGGATGGCCGAGACCACCCCGGGGCCACTCATTCAGGTGGTGCAGTACGTGGGCTTCCTGGGTGCCTTCCGGAACCCTGAAGGACTCACGCCGCTTGCCGCGGGCATCCTGGCGTCCTTCGTCGTCACCTGGGCGACGTACGCCCCCTGCTTTCTGTGGATTTTTCTGGGTGCCCCGTACATCGAGCAACTGCGGGGCAACAAGGCCCTGTCGGGGGCGCTCACCGCGATCACCGCGGCTGTTGTTGGCGTCATTCTCAATCTCAGTGTCTGGTTCGCCCTGAATACACTGTTCTCGAAGGTCGGGGAAATGCACCTGGGTCCCCTGCGGCTGTACACGCCAGACTGGAGGACCCTGAGCATTCCGTCACTTGTCCTGGCTGGTATTGCAGGCACCGCCCTGTTCCGCTTCAGACTGGGCACCATGCCCACCCTGGCCCTGACCACCGTACTTGGCGCGGTCTACGTCTTGCTGACCCGCTTGACAGGCTGA
- a CDS encoding MarR family winged helix-turn-helix transcriptional regulator — translation MTTDLPHPPLEHPTYLALQVLALRLEDDVADLLKQGGLSVTQFNVLRILRGAGERALTCGDIAAQLLNKDPDVTRLLDRMDKLGLVERFRSEHDRRVLLTPPDPSGPRHRGPLRRAHSGAAPPAVPDPPTGAARPVAQALLREVLAVDAV, via the coding sequence ATGACCACAGACCTCCCCCACCCTCCACTGGAACACCCCACCTACCTCGCCTTGCAGGTGCTGGCCCTGCGTCTGGAAGATGACGTGGCCGATCTGCTCAAGCAGGGCGGCCTGAGTGTGACTCAGTTCAACGTGCTGCGCATTCTGCGCGGCGCGGGAGAGCGGGCCCTCACCTGCGGGGACATCGCCGCGCAGCTGCTCAACAAGGACCCGGATGTCACCCGCCTGCTGGACCGGATGGACAAGCTGGGGCTGGTGGAACGTTTCCGCAGTGAGCACGACCGCCGCGTGCTGTTGACCCCGCCTGACCCCTCAGGGCCGCGCCACCGTGGACCGCTTCGACGCGCCCATTCAGGCGCTGCACCGCCAGCAGTTCCAGACCCTCCCACCGGAGCGGCTCGCCCTGTTGCTCAAGCTCTCCTCCGGGAAGTTCTGGCGGTGGACGCTGTCTGA